From the genome of Brachionichthys hirsutus isolate HB-005 chromosome 9, CSIRO-AGI_Bhir_v1, whole genome shotgun sequence:
ATATGGTTTTTGGTCATGTGCAATTTTGGTCGCACTAGCATAAAGAAGCGGATGGACAGGAAACAAATAATCCTCTGACTTCTTTTGTTGTTCCGCCTCACAGAAACATCCCACCACATCAAAAACAAGCGCACCCTACAATCTTAACAAGACAGACGCTGACCCCCAGTGACCTGATTTCCAAGTCTGAAGCCGGCCGAGGTCTATCGCTCAGGGACGTCACACTGTTCAACCTTAAACTAATATTTATTCTGGAGAGCTCCTTCCACCTCTCACGACTGAGTTGATGGCGTTGTGTCTTGGACAAGTGTTcagcaaagacaaaacattcaGACCAAGGAAACGGTTTGAACCAGGCACCCAGCGCTTTGAACTCTACAAAAAGGCACAGGCCTCACTCAAGTCCGGCTTGGACCTCAGGAAGGTGGTCCAGCTGCCAGAGGGAGAGAACATCAATGACTGGACTGCTGTTCATGTGGTTGACTTCTTTAACCGGATCAACTTGATCTATGGCACAATGAGCGAGTTTTGCACAGAGCGCACGTGTCCCATTATGTCTGGGGGGCTGAGGTACGAGTACAGGTGGCAGGATGGTGACGACTACAGGAAACCCACAAAGCTGCCCGCCCTCAAGTACATGAACCTGTTGATGGACTGGATAGAGTCGCTCATCAATGATGAAGACATCTTCCCCACCAGAGTAGGTCTGTGAGAAACCAAGCAATGATAAGAGCCTTGAGTTTGTTACCTGTGTATGCTTGACTGCTCCATGTAGTGTCAGCCTGGCGTGCAGCGCTGATCCCCTTCATTATCATCGCAAAGGGGACGAGAAAGAATTTAGAGAATAATGACCAGGTGTTTGTGGCGTTATTTTATCTCCGCTCCAGACTTGACAAAGTAACCTTTATTACAGTTTACAAATGTCATCATAAAATAGGAGTGAGCTCAGTGGCTGGCGTCGTGTTTGAGCGAATAATGAATAATGGGAATGTGTGTcagttttgcatgtttttttcctgGAACTTGACTATTTGTTAAAGGTGTTACCCTGCCTTTATTCTCCTAATGTGTCAACAATATCTCAGGGCTATGAGCGGTGCTAATAGGGATGAGACACAGCGGTGGAACAACGGGTTCTCGCACAGTGGTATATTGCCTTTTCCATCAAATGAACCCCCACCATCCTCTCTGGCGTACAATACCAAACCATGACGGACATGCCTTGCAAGCGGTGATAGTTCTGcctggtttctttttttttcttcctttattcAATAGATTCAGCTTATTTTACATACAGTAAGTAAGACTCAGATACATTTCAGCTACAATTCTCATAAGTCTCTGCTGATGTGTTTTATGGTGCAAATGATGATGTTTACACACCTTTTTGATGACATTACTGTCTTCAGTCACACCCCTCCTCAACAcaaatttgtaaatatttgtctttcttttttctttttcttttaatcaccatttgttttttgtaaaacTCAATAGTAACCACAGAAATACCTGCCGGAGGGGTACACCTCAAAAACCTGCTGATCTTTATACATCTAAAACTATACAAATAATTGTACTGTATATCATTTCAGAATAATGGCTAAATGATGCTTTCTTTGGCAGGAATTTAGGTGGAAGTATCTTCTTATCTGCATtatttttccccccttttttcaCACCAGGTGTGCCTTTCCCCAAGAACTTCCAGCAGGTGTGCAAGAAGATCCTGAGCCGTCTCTTTAgggtgtttgtgcatgtttacaTCCATCACTTTGACAGCATCTGCAGCATGGGTGCAGAAGCCCACATTAATACCTGCTACAAGCACTACTACTACTTCATCTCAGAGTTCGGTCTCATTGATAACTCTGAACTGGAGCCTCTGGTAAGACAAAAGGATGACTGAGGGGGCTAGAGGATCATATGGATACTTTGTTTTGTTGTCACTGTCACTCTCGTAACTGTCAGTCTAGCAGAATACTCGCAGTAGTCAGTTGTGCTGCCGACGTCAACCTTGTCTTGCAGGGTGTTAAAAAAGTATTGGAGTTCTACATTTCATGGAAATTTAATTTGGCTTCCCGAAGGACACGAATCCTCAGCTTTATTGCAAGCAAGAAtcacatgaaatatattttgtggAAAAATCATATTAAATATCAATTTGACAACATGAACAGAATTGCATCCCCAATTTTCTGTCATGAAAGAATGCTTTCAGAAAATGGATGGGCGTGAAGCAAGAATGCTGATAAGAAAAGCAGCTTTTTTGGGGGCAGTTATGTAATGAGGCAGAGATTCTAGGGTTGTTGCCTTTTTCTCAACAAAGGGAAAAGTGCAGTTTGCCATCTAAACAAGCAGAAAGAGAACTGTGTGTTGAACTGCAAGATTTCAGTTATCATCATTATGAACCCTAGGCTGAGTAATTtcccttgcaaaaaaaaaaaagaaacagggATAATGTAAAACAGAGGAGAACAAAAATTCAAATATATCTTATATCGTTGTCACAGCTTAAATAATCAACGAAATCATTTTTTGCTGGTTTTAATTGAAACAAAAGTATAATCTAAATTTAAGTTTGAACCAATAGCAACCATTCATTTCCAAATTAGAAGTCTTATAAatgtcctttcttttctttaccaACAGAGAGCGATGACAGAGAGGATATGCAATTAAACAAGATTGCGTGGACAAAGGAGCTGACATGTTGATGCTATGTGTAGTCTGAGCCTCATGAGAAAACATTGCCTTCAAATCACTCACAACAAAGAACAATTTCACAAAATGTTATGAGTGGTTTTCTAAATGTACCCGAGAAGATTCACTATCCTACCACACTTCTTCAAACGGGCATTCTTTGCCTGCATTATCATTTCTACTTGAGGTAATTACAGCAATCGATGTAGAACATATACATGTTGTTTCATGATCCTACAAATCCTGTGTCTTCATGCTTATTTTTCCCCTGTACATTTTTGTTTGACCTTTTTATAGTGCATCCAGTGTTGAGTCATTATTTTGTTGAATGAAGTTTCTTTCATCtactattttattattattagatgtcattgtttttatcatttgaacacacaaatgcaatCTAAAAATGAGCAGTCTTTTGTGCATGTCTTTTTATGTATTTCCTGCACTGCGCCAAATATACCATTATCTATAAAATACATTgcttcaattttatttttagcattaaAATCAACAAGAGGTGTGATAGGGGTgaagacttttttattttacttttttaaagcCTACATCTGCTGTGCAGCAGAGCCAAAACTAAAAGACTTTTCACCAAACAGGTGATAAATCATGAACTAAAAATGATTCAATGTTATATTTGATGTGAGTCATATGTCctctgcagaaaacaaaatagTAGTTTGAACATGGACTGCATCTAGTGCCCTTAAAGATTTTATGTAAGctgttatttctttctttctttcttattttgTTAATGACACAAGCACTTTTTAGTCTTCAATGGTTTATAGCCTTTCAACTATTTGTACTGCATTTGTTGTGCGTGCAGAAATAAAGTTACACttataaaactaaaaaaactcACTCCACTGTAGACGTGTATTGGAGGTGTGGCGGTGACACCAGTCATGTGATGCGGAAGTCGTGGCAGTATTCTTAACCAATGGGATAAGGATCTATACAGGAAGCGGTTTTTCCGGCCTGTGCGTCACCATATGTGATCGTACGCATTTGACGTAGTTACACATTGTCAGTCAGTCTTTGTAAACTGgagtatgtaaaaaaaatactctaaacaattaaatagaaaatacagCAACGCAAGAAAGATCTGACTAATGTAATAGCAGACATATTTTCCTATCAAAACTAtttatataatgtttttttccacaaacacacaaactccctgagcagtccctttgagcaacatcataataatacattttattttaaacgcactttacatttaaaagcaaatatcaaagtacacaataaaaatcaacaacataaaaacaagtgataaaaatcaacaaataaaacagataaaatgaacaagCGAAGGATGCGCGCTGTGTTTTCTTCCTGGGTCGACGCATCGCGTCCGGATTCGTCACTGATGGGCTCCAGCTAGCAATGGATTCTTACACCGGCTACCAGACGCTTTGACGGAGGAGCTTTGACTCGTTTCTACTCAACCTCTCCAGGTTCGGTAGACTGATCGCATTTATATGTTCCGTTTAGCAATTCCTTGCCCAAATACTAAAGAGCGGAAGGACGACGGGGAATGAGCTGGCGAGCTAGCTAAAGCTATCTATAGCCTCTCCCGTCATTGAATCATCAGCTGTTTCCGTGACCTGGTTAATCAGGCTTTCCTTCTCGGTAAACGGTGTTGAAACATAATTCCCCGTTTGCCTgagtgaaaggaaaagaaggCAATCTGTGCGTAAATGTTAGTTCGACCTTCTTTCCATGCGTGTGCAGATTGTTCCAGACCAACTCCCTATCAGTGATGTGCACTCAGCTGGCAGATATGGTGAGGCACAGCGTGGTGACGGAGCTACAAGCCTTCCAGCACTCCATCCAGGTATGATGGGGATGATTTAGAAATGCTTCTGGTTTCCCGAAACATACGATCAAGCTGTCAGATACTAGTTTCTATAATTTTTGCGGTTGGGTGCCGGACGTTTCGTCGCTCTGTGTGAGTCTTGCTCTACGGTTGTGCAAACGCTTCTGGTAATATCCAGGAACGAAATCGCAGCCTGCCGTGTTTCCTGTATTctcaaacaaaccaaacactgCTACGACTGTACCAGCATCCCcgactgacccccccccgccatgtggcctcctcctctgcgttACAGACCAACCCGCTCTCCGTGGGCCGAGGGGAGCAGAGCTGCGGCGGAATCCATGAGAATGGGATCACTTCGGAGGAGAGACGGCATCTGTCCAGAGGCCCCGCAGGTACAACACTGGCTGTCTGATTTCCTTGTGACACGTTTTATGTTGATTCGTCTTGTTTTGATTCAGAAATGGAGAAAAGCCAGCCAGTGAACATCCCAGATGCTGctagaagaaagaagaagaaaagagcgAGAGCGACGGGCCGCTCCACTGGCACGTTTGAGGGTGCTGAAGCTGCTAGATTTCGTGAGGCATACACGACTGAATGACGGAAACGTTTACTGCATAATGTTTCACCTTCTTGCTCAGATCTCTACAAGCTGACCGATGAGGTGCTCGGTCAGGGGGCTTGCGCTAAAGTTCAAGGGTGTATAAGCCTGCAGAATGGACAGGAGTTCGCTGTGAAGGCGAGTGACGACGCTCTTAACGTTTTACTAAGACGCTGTGTTGCATTGCGTTTCAGCTCATGCAAAGATTGAAGCAACAAAATAAGGGGATTAGTTGGAACACGAGGAAACGTGATCGTGTGTTTTACGTCGTCCGAATGTTCTAAGCCCCAAAGCATTTCTGATAGTTTATCACGCGCTGTGCTGACGCCGCCTACGTTTGACCTGCTATTAAAGCTCTCCTCCCTCCACAGAGTATTAGAGAGTTCACGCGTGTCACGATTCGCAGTCATCTGTCAAATGTGTGCTGCTGTTGCCGCAGTAACGCAACCTCTAGCAACATCCAGCTAAATGATGTGCGTGTCCCTCGAGGGGGGCAACTGGGGAGGATGGGGAAAATAGCATATCATCACGCACGCACAAAGCACAACAGTACAATGGGACGTGCGACAATAAATACAGTAGACAAAGAGTAGAGCGGTGGTTAGTCAGATCTGGTTGGTTGAGCCTGGCGCTCCGTTctgctgggggcggggctttagCTGTGGACGTGACAGAAATGTGTGGAACTCGTTTTAGACACATTTAGTTTACATAATGCATAAATGTATTATTCAAAGGCCAGCAGGCCCATTGAGAGAGTATTTCCATATACgtttaatgtatatatattttttttaaatgttataattattaaataaaagttaGTCTAGAGACGGTTCCAAACACACGTTAATGCACAATTCAAAGGCAGCTtgtgcttttacattttttttatgtttattatttggGCAACTCTCactgttctgttttctttttttttttttttacacagataaTTGAAAAGAGTGCCGGACACAGCCGCAGCCGAGTCTTTCGAGAAGTGGAGACACTCTACCAGTGTCAGGGCAACAGGTGAAGACGTTGAGACTGAGAAATGTCTGCACGAAGAAGCAGATTCTAATCATTCCACTCTCGGTGCAGGAACATTTTGGAATTGATGCAGTTCTTTGAAGACAGCTCCTGCTTTTATTTGGTATTTGAAAAACTGCATGGAGGTGAGAATAGATTCGTAGTTCAGCCATTGCATCGATTACAGTTTACAAGTCATAATCGCACAGTGCTGATTTATCTTATCTGTCTTCAGGCTCTATTCTAACACACATCCAGAACCGAAAGCACTTTGATGAGCTGGAGGCCAGTAAGGTGGTCACGGACATCGCGCACGCTCTTGACTTCTTGCACACAAAAGGTAAGGTCAGCCTCCAAACGGCTGCCAAAGCCCAAAGGGAGGAGCggtgattattattatcttattaAATCATggtgaaaatgtgcttttctgcAGGCATTGCCCACAGAGATCTTAAACTGGAGAACATCCTTTGTGAATACACTGATCGGGTAGGGAGATGGAGGAAGGTTTCAGAAGAGCTATTTCCTATCAGCGTAACGGTATGATAAAATATACCGTTCTTACCTTCTCTCAGGTATCGCCGGTCAAGATCTGTGACTTTGACTTGGGGAGTGGCGTTAAGCTCAGCAGTGCCTGTACGCCCATAACGACTCCGGAGCTCACCACGCCGGTAGCAACCTGCAGCCGGAGTtgtagctcacacacacacacacacacacacacgcacgcacgcgtcTTATCCACCCAGCAGCTAATCGTTCCATCACTATGGTTTATCTTTGCTGTCTCTCAGTGTGGCTCGGCAGAGTACATGGCTCCAGAAGTAGTCGAGGTGTTCACTGATGAGGCCTCCTTCTACGACAAGCGCTGTGACCTTTGGAGTCTCGGGGTCATCCTCTACATCCTCCTGAGCGGCAGCCCCCCGTTCACGGGCCACTGCGGCACCGACTGCGGCTGGGACCGGGGAGAAATCTGCAGAACCTGCCAGGTATGAGAACGTGCACACGACCCCCTCAGCTCATAAAAATGTTGGGTCTGTGCTTCGGTTCTACGGATTATCGTGGAACATTCCATCCTCAGAGACACCTGTTTGAGAGCATCCAACAGGGCAAGTACGAGTTTCCAGAAAAGGACTGGGCTCACATCACTGAGGGGGCCAAGGATCTCATATCCAAGCTTTTGGTTCGGGACGCGACTCTGCGCCTCAGTGCTGCTCGGGTCCTCAAGCACCCTTGGGTGCAGGGGGTGGGTATCGGTACATCTCGGCCTGTTGGTTGCACCGGAAAGATGATTTGTTCGTCTGATACAACACCACTGCGTTGGTCATGCACTCGGCGCTGTTTTTATATAGTTCAACGCTGCGATCTTTTTACAGGGCGCTCCAGAAAGGGGTCTTCCAACTCCTCGTTTTCTGCAGAGGTATGACCGACACCTTCGATAGGTGATATCTGATGTATAATTTGTGTCTCTAAAAAGCCTTTTCTCCGACTCTTCTTCCAGGAACAGCAGCACCAAAGACCTGAGCCAGTTTGCAGCAGAAGCCATCGCGTTCAACCGGCAGCTATCCCAGCACGACGAGCAGCAGGAGGACGTGGGAGCTGTGGTTTGCACCATGagcctctctcctccttccaacTCCAGACTGGCCCGCAGACGGGCCGAGTCCAGCGCCCTGCGCGCTAGCGACTTTGCGCCTGCATCAGACGGCGTTGCAGTGTGAAGGATCGGAGCCGGTTTCCCTCTGTTGTAGTTTCCAGACTGATTTTTAGCTTTTCCTGCTGTTtgcatcttttttattatttttttttaaacggggAGCCTCAAAGTATCGATCACGCCATATCTGAAGTGACTGTCTGTCGTTTGTGTTAAAGCTCTTTCCCAAGGCCGGTGATTTCATCGTCTTGACTGAGTTTGAGcaccaagaagaaaaaaaaacgattcTGAGATTTGCCCAGGAGTTGTTTAAAGAGTTTATACAGTAACAGTTTTATTTAAGAGTAggttagttttatttttacagttcaCAAATTGCTCCGTTCGGTCATCAATGATAAAATGCGTGACGACTCGATGCAGCAGAACCGACTCTCGATACCAGCTGCTTTTATCTAGAAAAAGCACACATTACTTGGCACACAGTGTTTTTCAGCTGGTTCTGTCCTTGTGAAGTATTTTCTAATTTTGATGTACATTATTTCTctgtctatttttgttttttttattattaatttaattaaatcctCCTCGTGGCTTCTCAGTCGCCGGAGGGAAAGGGATGAGCTCTGTTGCTGTTGCATTTTTTAAAGGTGTCGGTATCTGTGATTTGATTTGTAGATGTTCGCGGTATAAAGGATGAAAATGGAGGCCGTTCATCTCAGGAAGTGGGCTCTTCTCCATTGTTCATTCATTGTAGCGTGCAGGAATGTGAAAGCGTGTTGAATTTCAGAAGGCTCTTTTTTAGTTTAGCATTTTACTTTACCGAATGCTACCTGTAGCACCGATTTACTTTGCATTAAGTCACTCATTTTGTcttaaaagaaaagtgtttCCCTTGAATCCTTAATGCGCATTAGCACCTACAGTACAGTAAGGCTTATCTTTTAAGACATTGTGAACAACGTTACCTCAGACTCTTATTTTTGCACCATGTTTTTGCACGCTTTGTACTGAACAAATGTCGACCTGTCCCAAAAGGTGCTGATGGTCTGTCTGATCTGATATCGGATTGTttgttgtgtgaatgtttttttttgcatgtatttagtAATTGAGACTGAAAGGGAACTTGCAGTAAGATG
Proteins encoded in this window:
- the mob3c gene encoding MOB kinase activator 3C is translated as MALCLGQVFSKDKTFRPRKRFEPGTQRFELYKKAQASLKSGLDLRKVVQLPEGENINDWTAVHVVDFFNRINLIYGTMSEFCTERTCPIMSGGLRYEYRWQDGDDYRKPTKLPALKYMNLLMDWIESLINDEDIFPTRVGVPFPKNFQQVCKKILSRLFRVFVHVYIHHFDSICSMGAEAHINTCYKHYYYFISEFGLIDNSELEPLRAMTERICN
- the mknk1 gene encoding MAP kinase-interacting serine/threonine-protein kinase 1, with the translated sequence MCTQLADMVRHSVVTELQAFQHSIQTNPLSVGRGEQSCGGIHENGITSEERRHLSRGPAEMEKSQPVNIPDAARRKKKKRARATGRSTGTFEDLYKLTDEVLGQGACAKVQGCISLQNGQEFAVKIIEKSAGHSRSRVFREVETLYQCQGNRNILELMQFFEDSSCFYLVFEKLHGGSILTHIQNRKHFDELEASKVVTDIAHALDFLHTKGIAHRDLKLENILCEYTDRVSPVKICDFDLGSGVKLSSACTPITTPELTTPCGSAEYMAPEVVEVFTDEASFYDKRCDLWSLGVILYILLSGSPPFTGHCGTDCGWDRGEICRTCQRHLFESIQQGKYEFPEKDWAHITEGAKDLISKLLVRDATLRLSAARVLKHPWVQGGAPERGLPTPRFLQRNSSTKDLSQFAAEAIAFNRQLSQHDEQQEDVGAVVCTMSLSPPSNSRLARRRAESSALRASDFAPASDGVAV